The Pseudoxanthomonas sp. CF385 sequence GCGCCTCGAGGGCACGATGATCGAGCGCACGCTCCGTCCGTACCCGATGCTCCGCGTTCCTTGCCTGTGCTAGCTTTTCCCGAATTCGACCGATCCAAAAGGTGCGGCAATGAAGCAACCGGGTGCGTTGGCGGCAGTGCTGATGGGCGTCGTGGGGGCATGCATCGCCGTGTCGGGTGGCGCACTCGCGGCGCCGGCCTCGCCGGGCGACGCGGCCTACCAGGCGGTGGATCCTTTCATCGGCACCGGAGGTGAAGGCCACACGTACCCCGGCGCGACCGTGCCGTACGGGATGGTGCAACTCTCGCCGGACACCCGCATCCAACCACGGAAAGATGGCTACGGCTGGGCCGCGGGATACCGCTACGACGACACGACCATCGCCGGCTTCTCGCATACGCACTTCTCCGGCACGGGACACTCGGACCTGGGCGACCTGTTGCTGATGCCCACGACCGGCGAGCTGAAGCTGGAGCGCGGCGACCCCGACAAGCCCGGCAGCGGATACACCTCGCGGTTCCGTCATGCCACCGAGACCGCGCAGCCCGGCTACTACGCGGTCACGCTGGACGATCACCAGGTGCGTGCCGAACTCACCGCCAGCCTGCGCGTGGGCATGCATCGCTACGCTTTTCCCAAGGGCCAGCCTGCGCACGTCGTGCTGGATCTGCGCACCAGCATGTACGACTACCCCGGCAAGGTGTCTTGGTCGCGCGTGCGCGTGAGGCCCGACGGCACGGTGACGGGTTTCCGCGAAACACGCGGCTGGGCGCCGGGTCGGCAGCTCTACTTCGCGGTTCGCTTCTCCCAGCCGCTGACCGGCCATCAACTGCACAACACCGAGCAGGACATCCCCTACAAGGGATTCCCGCCGCCGGGAGAAAAAGATCCCCGGCAGCGCGTGCAGATCGAAGGGCGCCAGCTGGTGGCCGCCTTCGACGTCGCGCCAACCGCCGGCCGGCCGTTGCTCGTGAAGGTGGCCATCTCGCCCGTCAGCGAGGAGGGCGCCATCGCAAACCTCGACGCGGAAGCGCCTGGCTGGGACTTCGACGGCATGCGCACTGCCGCCAGGCGGCAATGGAGCGATGCGCTAGGCGCCGTCGAGGCTCGCGGCACCCCTGCCCAGCGCACCAGTTTCTACACCGCGCTGTACCACACGCTGCTGGGTCCCACCCTCTTCATGGACAGCGACGGACGCTATCGCGGCCCCGACAATGCGGTGCACCAGGCCAAGGGATGGACGAACTATTCGACCTTCTCCCTGTGGGACACCTATCGTGCGCTGCACCCGTTGACCACCCTGGTCCAACCGGAGCAACGCACCAACGACTTCGTCAACTCGCTGCTCGCTTCACGCAGGGAAAGCGCATACGGCGTACTGCCCGTGTGGTCGTTCCACGGGCTGGAGACGTGGTGCATGATCGGCTACCACGCCGTTCCCGTGATCGCGGACGCCTACATGAAGGGCATCCGCGGCTACGATGCCGATGAAGCCCTTCAAGCCATGGTGGCCAGCGCCAACTACGGTCCCTACGACGGCATCGCGGCGTACCGCGAGCTTGGCTACGTGCCGATCGACGAGGAAGGCGAAGCCGCTAGCAAGACCCTCGAGTACGCCTACGACGACTGGACCATCGCACGGATGGCGCAGGCGATGGGCAAGAAGGAGGTGGCGGAGGAATTCACCCGCCGCGCAGCCAACTGGAAGCACGCCTTCGACCCCGCCACGGGCTTCATGCGCGCGCGCAAGCGGGATGGCGCATTCCGCGAGCCGTTCGATCCGGCCGCCAGTGGCTACGGCACCGACTACACGGAAGGCAACGCGTGGCAGTACTCCTGGTACGTGCCGCAGGATGTCGCCGGCCTGGCGGACGCGCATGGCGGTAGCGACAAGCTGCTGGCACGACTCGATGCCGTGTTCGATGCCAAGGTCGATCCGGCGGTGTTCGAGCACATGGAGGACATCACCGGCCTGATCGGCTGGTACGCGCACGGCAACGAACCCAGCCACCATGTCGCCTATCTGTACGCGTACGCGGGCCAGCCCTGGCGTACGCAGGCGCGGCTGAAGCAGATCATGGACACCCAGTACGCGCCGCGACCGGACGGCCTGGCGGGCAACGACGACCTGGGCCAGATGTCGGCGTGGTACGTATTCACGACCCTTGGCTTCTATCCGGTCGCGCCGGGCAGCAACCAGTACGTGCTGGGCCGTCCCTTCCTGCCGCGCGCCACGCTGCATCTCCCCAATGGCCAGCGTTTCACCGTCATCGCCGACGGCCTGGACGATGCGCATGCCTATGTGGGCGGCGTCACGCTCAATGGCAAGCCGCTGGAGCGCACGTATCTGGAGCACGCGGAGATTCTTGCCGGCGGTGAACTGCGCTTCACGATGCAGGCGACGCCCGACACGTCGCGCGCCGGCCAGTGGGTACTGCCGTATTCGATGTCGCACTAAGGCGATGCGGCACCGCTACGTCGACGCGCCGGCATCCAGCGCCGCACGCAGCGCACGGACGCGCTCCGGATCGGTCTCCGTCCAGTCGGGAGAAAGCCCCTGTAGCGGAGTGCCGCGGAAGCGCATCGCGGATGCGCGCGGCGCCTTGGCGGAGGCATGGAACTCGCGGGCACCGGTAGTCACCGCGAGCGCCGCGACATTGCCTCCCGTGATGCCCGCGCCCGGCATCACCACGATCCTCCCTGCGGCCTGCTGCACGCGTAACGCGATGGATTCGGCACCCTCCACGGCGGTGCTGCACCCACCCGAGGTCAACACGCGCGCAAAGCCCGCTTCGATCACCTGCTCCAGCGCCGTTTCAGGATCCCGTACAGCATCGAATGCCCGGTGGAACGTCACCGGCAGCGTCCCCGCGGCGGAAACGAACTGGCGGCACAACGACAGGTCGACGTCGCCATCGGCATCGAGCGCGCCGATGACGATGCCATCGCAGCCCAACCGGACGCAGCACTCGATGTCGCGGAGCATCACCTCCGCCTCCCGAACGCTGTAGAGGAAATCCCCCGCGCGCGGGCGCACGAGTACGAACAAGGGAATGTGCAGGCGCTCACGGGCGAGCGCCACGGCCCCGTAAGAAGGCGTGGTGCCGCTCGCCTCGAGCGTGCCGCACAGCTCCACACGGTCCGCCCCGGCCTGCTGCGCGGTCAGCGCGGAGGAAAGCGACCCCGCCGCTATCTCGAGAACGCGCGGCACGGGAACACTCATGCGCCCCCGCCATAGATCGAACCCGAGGCGTGCAGAACGTCCTGCTTCTTGGCATCGCAGACGGCATATTCGAAACCCGCGTGCAGGGCGAAGGCGCCCACTTCACCGTGACGGTTCAAGGCCAGGAAACATACCTGCAGGGACTTGCTCGCTTCCGGTCGCTTGCGCACCACGCGTTCGATGGCTTCGCGGCACGCGTCCGCGGGCGCACGCCCCTGCCGCATCAGCTCCACCACCAGGAAGCTCGCCGCGTTGCGGATCATCTCCTCGCCCACGCCCGACGCGGTCGCGGCGCCCACCTCATTGTCCACGTACAGTCCCGCACCGACGATAGGGCTGTCGCCTACGCGTCCATGCATCTTCCACGCCATGCCGCTGGTCGTGCAGGCGCCTGCCAGACGGCCATTCCGGTCGATGGCGAGCATGCCCAGGGTGTCGTGATTGTCCTTGTTGCCGGGCCGGACGCTGCGTTCGGCATTGATCTGCGGTTGGTACTCGGCGCGCGCACGCCATTCGCGCCACGCCTGCTCGGCCTCGGGTGTCAGCAGACGGCGCTTCCTGAAGCCCTGGGCCATCGCGAACTGCTGTGCGCCCTCGCCGACCAGCATCACGTGCGGTGTCTTCTCCATCACGAGCCGCGCCACGCTGATCGGATGATCGATGTCCTCGATCGCCGCCACCGCACCGCAGCGGCCATCGCCGTCCATGATGCTCGCGTCCAGCGTGAGCACGCCGTCGCGGTCGGGGTTGCCGCAGCGGCCGACCGTGGGATTGCACAGTTCGCTTTCCGCCCATCGCGCACCCTGTTCGACGGCGTCCAGCGCGCTGGCACCCGTCGACAGGTGTTTCCATGCGGCTTGATTGGCGCCGACGCCGAAATCCCAGGTGGACACGACGCGTGCACCGGCGTCAGCGCGCGGGTCAGAGGGGTCGGATGCCCAGCCGCGGGGAATCGCCAGCGCGCCCGCGGACAGGGCGGCCTGCGCGAGGAATCGTCTTCTGTCGTTCATGCGTCGTCCTTCACGGCTGTCTTGCTACGGAGACCACGATGCGCGTGCCAGTAGCTCGCGGCGCCGACCAGGCCAAGCTGGCCGTGCTCGATGCGCCAGACCGGCGGCGGCACGCGGCCTGCGATGAACGTTCCCGCATACCGTTGGCGGAAATGTCCCGCATGCAGGAACGGCGCGATGTGGGTGGTCACGCCTCCCGCCAGGTAGACGTCGCGCGCGCCGAGCGTCAACGCCAGATTCGCCACCTGGCTGCCGAGCCATCCGCAGAAGATCTCCAGCGTTTCCTGCGCGATCGCATCGCCCGCTCGCGCGGCCGACACCACGTGTTCCGGCCGTTCGTAGCACGGCGACTCTCCCGCCAGGCCGCACAGGGCTTCGGCGAGATTCATCAGTCCCGGACCCGAGAGCACGCGCTCGCTGTCCACATGCTGCCAACGCTTCGAGAGGATGCTCAGCACATCACACTCCTTCTCGTTGTTCGCCGCCAGCGCCGCGTGGCCGGCTTCGCTCAGCAGTACGGCGGCACCTGTCTGATCCAGGCACAGGGCCGCACCCAGGCCGGTGCCCGGCCCCAGCACCAGCGCCGGCACCTGCAGGCCTTGATCCTGCCGTGGCGGCGCGAGCGATACCAGCGCATGCCGCGGCACGCCGGGAATGGCGTGCGCGACGGCGCCGAAATCGTTGATGAGGGCCAGCGATCCCAGCCCGGCCGCCTCGGTAGTCAGTGCCACCGACACGTCCCACGGCAGGTTGGCGTTCACCAGACGATCCTGGTCGAGATATCCCGCGATCGCCACCACCGCATCGCGGAGCCGCAGGCCGGCATGCTGCACGGCGACTGCGTCGGCGTAATGAAGAAGGATGTCGGCCAGCGATACGAAATCAGCGCAACGGTAGGAGACCACCTGCTGCACGTCCCTGCCGTCGCGGGTCCAGCCCAGGCGCGCGTTCGTGCCGCCGACGTCAGCCACCAGGCAGGCTTGGGGGGTGCTTCGGAGGGGATCCATCGAGGACGCTTCCAGCAAGGAGCCGTTGAATCGACACCGGAATCATCTCATTTAAATCGATCCAGTACAGCCCGGATCCGGAGACGCGGCCGACGGCCCA is a genomic window containing:
- a CDS encoding GH92 family glycosyl hydrolase, translating into MKQPGALAAVLMGVVGACIAVSGGALAAPASPGDAAYQAVDPFIGTGGEGHTYPGATVPYGMVQLSPDTRIQPRKDGYGWAAGYRYDDTTIAGFSHTHFSGTGHSDLGDLLLMPTTGELKLERGDPDKPGSGYTSRFRHATETAQPGYYAVTLDDHQVRAELTASLRVGMHRYAFPKGQPAHVVLDLRTSMYDYPGKVSWSRVRVRPDGTVTGFRETRGWAPGRQLYFAVRFSQPLTGHQLHNTEQDIPYKGFPPPGEKDPRQRVQIEGRQLVAAFDVAPTAGRPLLVKVAISPVSEEGAIANLDAEAPGWDFDGMRTAARRQWSDALGAVEARGTPAQRTSFYTALYHTLLGPTLFMDSDGRYRGPDNAVHQAKGWTNYSTFSLWDTYRALHPLTTLVQPEQRTNDFVNSLLASRRESAYGVLPVWSFHGLETWCMIGYHAVPVIADAYMKGIRGYDADEALQAMVASANYGPYDGIAAYRELGYVPIDEEGEAASKTLEYAYDDWTIARMAQAMGKKEVAEEFTRRAANWKHAFDPATGFMRARKRDGAFREPFDPAASGYGTDYTEGNAWQYSWYVPQDVAGLADAHGGSDKLLARLDAVFDAKVDPAVFEHMEDITGLIGWYAHGNEPSHHVAYLYAYAGQPWRTQARLKQIMDTQYAPRPDGLAGNDDLGQMSAWYVFTTLGFYPVAPGSNQYVLGRPFLPRATLHLPNGQRFTVIADGLDDAHAYVGGVTLNGKPLERTYLEHAEILAGGELRFTMQATPDTSRAGQWVLPYSMSH
- a CDS encoding copper homeostasis protein CutC produces the protein MSVPVPRVLEIAAGSLSSALTAQQAGADRVELCGTLEASGTTPSYGAVALARERLHIPLFVLVRPRAGDFLYSVREAEVMLRDIECCVRLGCDGIVIGALDADGDVDLSLCRQFVSAAGTLPVTFHRAFDAVRDPETALEQVIEAGFARVLTSGGCSTAVEGAESIALRVQQAAGRIVVMPGAGITGGNVAALAVTTGAREFHASAKAPRASAMRFRGTPLQGLSPDWTETDPERVRALRAALDAGAST
- a CDS encoding N(4)-(beta-N-acetylglucosaminyl)-L-asparaginase; amino-acid sequence: MNDRRRFLAQAALSAGALAIPRGWASDPSDPRADAGARVVSTWDFGVGANQAAWKHLSTGASALDAVEQGARWAESELCNPTVGRCGNPDRDGVLTLDASIMDGDGRCGAVAAIEDIDHPISVARLVMEKTPHVMLVGEGAQQFAMAQGFRKRRLLTPEAEQAWREWRARAEYQPQINAERSVRPGNKDNHDTLGMLAIDRNGRLAGACTTSGMAWKMHGRVGDSPIVGAGLYVDNEVGAATASGVGEEMIRNAASFLVVELMRQGRAPADACREAIERVVRKRPEASKSLQVCFLALNRHGEVGAFALHAGFEYAVCDAKKQDVLHASGSIYGGGA
- a CDS encoding glucokinase, which produces MDPLRSTPQACLVADVGGTNARLGWTRDGRDVQQVVSYRCADFVSLADILLHYADAVAVQHAGLRLRDAVVAIAGYLDQDRLVNANLPWDVSVALTTEAAGLGSLALINDFGAVAHAIPGVPRHALVSLAPPRQDQGLQVPALVLGPGTGLGAALCLDQTGAAVLLSEAGHAALAANNEKECDVLSILSKRWQHVDSERVLSGPGLMNLAEALCGLAGESPCYERPEHVVSAARAGDAIAQETLEIFCGWLGSQVANLALTLGARDVYLAGGVTTHIAPFLHAGHFRQRYAGTFIAGRVPPPVWRIEHGQLGLVGAASYWHAHRGLRSKTAVKDDA